One window of the Cryptomeria japonica chromosome 7, Sugi_1.0, whole genome shotgun sequence genome contains the following:
- the LOC131057360 gene encoding PRA1 family protein B1, translating to MAGTQSTLPISAPSGQSGGGGGGGGGAGVLTATPAARAFFSRVSDGARTALAQRRPWLELVDRNSLTKPESLSEATTRIRKNWTYFRINYMILLSGVLAFSLVSHPVSLFLLAVLLGGWIFLYLFRTEPLVVLNRTYSDREVLGIMSVLTIVIVFLTSVGSLLISALMVGLAIVCAHGAFRVPEDLFLDEQEPAVGFLSFLGGGAPQQPIVSHV from the coding sequence ATGGCAGGAACACAGAGTACGCTTCCCATATCAGCCCCATCAGGGCAgtcaggaggaggaggaggaggaggaggaggagcaggaGTGCTAACAGCAACGCCGGCAGCCCGCGCCTTCTTTAGCCGGGTCTCAGACGGCGCCCGCACCGCGTTGGCTCAGCGGCGGCCATGGCTGGAGCTTGTGGATCGCAACTCCCTTACAAAGCCAGAGTCCCTCTCGGAGGCTACGACCAGAATCCGCAAGAATTGGACCTATTTCCGCATCAATTACATGATCCTCCTCTCGGGTGTCCTTGCCTTTAGCCTTGTTTCTCACCCGGTTTCTCTCTTTCTCCTTGCCGTCCTGCTAGGCGGGTGGATCTTTCTGTATCTGTTCAGGACCGAGCCCTTGGTTGTGCTCAACAGAACGTACAGCGACAGGGAGGTGCTTGGCATCATGTCCGTGCTTACCATTGTTATTGTCTTCTTGACCAGCGTTGGATCGCTGCTTATTTCGGCTCTCATGGTCGGATTAGCGATTGTTTGCGCGCATGGGGCTTTTAGGGTTCCTGAAGATTTGTTTCTGGACGAACAGGAGCCCGCCGTCGGCTTCCTTTCTTTCCTCGGCGGTGGGGCCCCTCAACAACCCATTGTCAGCCATGTCTGA